Proteins from a single region of Meriones unguiculatus strain TT.TT164.6M chromosome 21, Bangor_MerUng_6.1, whole genome shotgun sequence:
- the LOC110561751 gene encoding large ribosomal subunit protein eL29-like has translation MAKCKNHTTHKQSHKWQRNGIKKPRSQRYKSLKGLDSKYLSNICFAKMHNKKGLKKMPANKAKAMSAPAEAIKALVKPAAIKPKIPKGPSCKLSLAFIAYPELRKQIQSYMAKGHRLCQPKLKVQTKAEASPPAQAPKVPRPL, from the coding sequence ATGGCCAAGTGCAAGAACCACACCACACATAAACAGTCCCACAAATGGCAAAGAAATGGCATCAAGAAGCCCCGGTCACAAAGATACAAATCTCTTAAGGGACTGGACTCCAAGTACCTGAGTAATATATGCTTTGCCAAGATGCACAACAAGAAAGGCCTGAAGAAGATGCCGGCAAACAAGGCAAAGGCAATGAGTGCGCCAGCAGAGGCCATCAAGGCTCTTGTGAAGCCTGCGGCCATAAAGCCCAAGATCCCAAAGGGCCCCAGCTGCAAACTCAGCCTGGCTTTCATTGCCTACCCCGAGCTTAGGAAGCAGATTCAAAGCTACATGGCCAAGGGTCATAGGCTCTGCCAACCAAAGCTCAAGGTTCAaaccaaggcagaggcttcaCCTCCAGCTCAGGCTCCCAAAGTGCCTAGGCCCCTGTGA